In the genome of Neodiprion pinetum isolate iyNeoPine1 chromosome 2, iyNeoPine1.2, whole genome shotgun sequence, one region contains:
- the XRCC1 gene encoding DNA repair protein XRCC1 — protein MIVKLGKLVSCSSEHPSFPARNLCEHRSGSIGSLTWLCEEPGIKESEAIFELAEPSQITGVDIGNSRCCSVKIAGASSNAPEEWVIIVSHTFMSFNDADHGLFKDQVQLFTKKEISAEVLNRVFNRVKVTCSQPANPRVLFGLSFLILRTDDKLDSGNLDTFGRFKVKEDKGDNSLDKFKEKYIQLMKPKPNSFKVELAKQIESNRVVAVNEKRDETPSRKRPSLKLITPANAAIDENKSTETDKKHEIKKRRLSDKDEKPMESSSKQHSIGILQETRTTMSESINRGRLRCSLCLGNEENVLCKTCNLLVPDKDQANGASRQKPAKPKKPVKNFSALFENVTFSLSGYQNPKRDEIRRKALAMGAKYLVNPNGRNHNCTHLICAFKNTPKYNQLKGSVKIIDQQWVEDCYDKKTRFPWRRYALDKEEKDLPESEEEVDADTGSTDPLSIYDQDTDSDY, from the exons atgattgtgaaacTGGGCAAGCTGGTAAGCTGCAGTTCGGAACACCCGTCATTCCCGGCAAGGAATTTGTGCGAACATCGCTCGGGCAGCATCGGGTCTCTGACCTGGCTCTGCGAGGAGCCAGGAATCAAGGAGTCAGAAGCAATATTTGAGCTGGCAGAGCCGTCGCAGATAACAGGAGTCGACATAGGAAACTCACGGTGCTGCTCGGTGAAGATCGCCGGAGCAAGTAGCAATGCTCCAGAGGAGTGGGTGATAATTGTGAGCCATACCTTTATGTCTTTCAATGATGCAGACCACGGTCTGTTCAAGGACCAGGTACAGCTGTTTACAAAAAAGGAAATCAGTGCGGAGGTTCTCAATAGGGTTTTCAATAGGGTGAAGGTGACTTGCTCGCAGCCAGCAAACCCCAGAGTTCTCTTCGGTCTCTCGTTCCTGATTCTGCGCACAGACGATAAGTTGGACTCAGGAAACCTAGACACTTTTGGCAGGTTCAAAGTCAAGGAGGACAAAGGCGACAACAGTTTAGACAAATTCAAGGAAAAATACATTCAGCTGATGAAGCCTAAGCCTAATAGTTTCAAGGTGGAACTCGCCAAACAGATCGAGAGCAATCGCGTTGTCGCTGTCAATGAGAAAAGAGATGAAACTCCAAGCCGTAAAAGACCCTCTCTTAAATTAATAACTCCGGCGAATGCCgcaattgatgaaaataaatcaactGAGACGGACAAAAAACATGAGATCAAAAAACGGAGACTGTCGGACAAAGATGAAAAACCGATGGAAAGTTCTTCTAAACAACACTCCATTGGCATTTTGCAAGAGACACGAACAACGATGTCAGAAAGCATAAATCGAGGCAGACTGAGGTGTTCATTGTGCTTGGGCAATGAGGAGAATGTCTTATGCAAGACTTGTAATTTACTAGTACCTGATAAAGACCAGGCAAATGGAGCTTCAAGGCAAAAACCAGCCAAACCTAAAAAGCCAGTTAAGAATTTTAGTGCCCTGTTCGAAAATGTGACCTTTTCTCTCAGTGGATATCAAAATCCGAAACGGGACGAAATAAGGCGAAAAGCACTCGCCATGGGAGCCAAGTACCTTGTTAATCCTAATGGGCGAAATCACAATTGTACGCACTTGATTTGTGCTTTTAAGAATACACCAAAGTATAATCAGCTGAAGGGAAGTGTTAAAATCATTGATCAGCAGTGGGTGGAGGATTGCTACGATAAGAAAACGAG ATTTCCGTGGAGGCGATACGCTCTTGACAAGGAAGAAAAAGACCTGCCAGAAAGCGAGGAAGAAGTGGACGCTGACACAGGATCTACAGACCCACTTAGCATATACGACCAGGATACAGACTCTGATTATTAA